The DNA window TTTGAATTGTTCGATCTGGCCGATCCGGGCGGTGCTTGACAGGCCCCTCAGCTCGGCCCGCTGGCTGGAAGTCAGGTCGGCCAGCCAGTCGGTGTAACGCTGCATGACCTCGACCAGACGTTCCCGGTCTGGGTGCTGGGAAACTTGCCGGTACAGCGTGCGGATTCGTTCTTGTTCTTCCGCAGGCAATTGTTCAAACCGCTCTTTCTGCTTCGCCAGTTTGGCTTTGTCGGCGGCCGACATCGCCAGCAGTCGCTGCTGGTCATTCGGTTCAGGCGAGACGGCGTGATCGGCGCCAGCCAGGAGTACGGTCGCGCAGGCCACGACGGCGAACAACAGCGGACGGGCGGCCCTGCAGGCGGCCGTGGGCCAGGGCAAGGGGATACCGATCGAGGGATTAGATATCACTGGAGGTCTCCCCTGAAAACAGACCGCTTTGTTCCAGGAGTTCCAGAAATTCCAGGCTGTCGACCTGTTCATAACCGTCGAGATTTTCCAGCATGGGCAGGTCGCGAACCAGACGGTTGTTCTCTCGAGAAGCGACCGCCGTGATGGCGAGATACCCCAGCGAGAAACAGAACAACGTGCACACGGCAGCGGCGGCCAGCCAGTACCAGCGGGCCGTCTTGACGGTTTTTTGCTGGGTCGCTTCGTCGACCGCGGCGCTCTGGGCGACGATTTCGATGGTGGTCTGGGCGAATTTTGCGTCGGCCGTGGCTTTGGGCAGCGAATCGAGCGCATCCCAGACCTGCTGGTGGCGCTGGAGCTCGCCCCGGTAGCTTTCGTCGGAGATCAGGCGCTGCTCGACCCGCAAGCGATCGTGCTCGCCCAGTTCTCCATCGAGGTAGGCCGTGAGTTCGGCGGCTACCAGCTCCGGTTCCGTGGGATGGTCAAAATCATTCATCCCGTTCATTCCCCCTCGGCCATGTATGGTTCGAGTAACCCCCGCAGGTTGACGCGAGCCCGGGTTAACAAAGACTTGACGGCCGATTCGCTGAGATCCATCGTAATGGCGATATCGGCGTAGCTCATATGTTCAAACTTGGACAAAATCAGGGCCATGCGCTGCCGTTCGCTGAGGGCTTCGATTGCCTGGCGAACCACTTGCGACATTTCAGCCCGGTCCAGCTGGCGCGTCGGCATTTGACCGCTGGCCGCCTGGGCGAGGTTTTCCATCGAAACGCCGCCGCTTTCGTTGGGGTTGCCGGGCAGCTGGGACTCGTGCCGCCGGGCCTGTTTGCGACGGGCGTTGTGCGCCACGTTGTTGGCAATCGTGTACAGCCAGGTGGTGAACCGGGCGTCGGGCGTGTACTGCTTGCGAGCCCGATAGATTCTCAAAAATACTTCTTGCGCCAAATCCTCGGCCGAACCCCGACAGGGCGCCCAGTGTTCAAACACGGTGAGCAGCCGGTTCTGATGCCGCAGGACCAGTTCTTCAAAGGCGGCCGCGTCGTCGTCGCGCACTTTGAGCATCAATCGCACATCGGGATCGAGCGACTCAAATCGTGGCAAAGTGACGGCTGCAGATTCGCTGGAGACCAAGGATCTATCCGCACGTTAAATCAAGGCAACTGGAGAAAAGGAACCGCGTCCGCAAGAGGAGAACTCTCCGGCCCGCGGAAAGTCCTTGCTCCCTGTTCTCCCGGAGCGGGTCAGGCCGCCAGCCCCACAGGGATAGCACCTGATCAATGAAACACCGCCCGGTGAGAAAGGTTTCGTAAAATCCCCAGGAGCAGGGGATTCTCTGATAAAGACCTGAGCCTGTCTCAGGTCCCAGGCGGACTCGCGACAGGGCGAAATCCGCAACGGGTCGCATCAGCGACACGCCTCATCCCAGGAAGGGATGGCAATTAGCGACAACGGAAAAAGCTGAAACACCGGCGGCGAGGGCTACATTCCGGCGGCGGGCAACAACGCACGACCGGCGGGCAGCACTGCACGACCGGCGGAGCACAGCAAGGAACGGCCGACGAGGAGTGGCTGTGAATCACCGGCGGAGACGCAACCGTCGCCGGCGGGGCCGGAGCAGCTTCCCGGGCCGAATCTTCTTCGCCCGGCGCCGGGGCTGGCGGGTCAGTCGGTTCTTCCGACGGGGGCGTCGGCGTGCGGGGCGGCAACGGGATGTCCGACGGCGAAACCTGCGCCGGCGGATCGGCCGGAACGGGCGGCTCTTTGGTCGGCGCGGTTTTCACCGGCGGCTTGTCCTGCACCACGGGCGTTTCCTTCGCCGGCGGTTTCGGGTCAGCGGGCTTGGGTTTCACATCGGAGGCAGCCTTCGCTTCGGCGGCAGCTTTCGCTTTCGCATCCGCGGCGGCCTTCGCATCCGCGGCAGCTTTCGCATCGGCGGCAGCCTTCGCATCGGCGGCAGCCTTGTCGGCTTTCGCCTTGTCAGCTTTCGCTTTGTCGGCTTTCGCTTTGTCGGCCTTTGCCTTGTCAGCCTTCGCTTTATCGGCCTTCGCTTTGTCCGCTTTCGCCTTGGCGGCTTTTTCATCGGCTGCCTTTTTCTCGGCTGCCTGCTTCTCTGCCTTCTCTTTTGCCGCTTTTTCTTCGGCCGCTTTCGCTTCAGCGGCTTTCGCATCAGCTTCGGCCTTGGCTGCTTTTTCTTCCGCAGCTTTGGTTTCGGCCTTTTCTTTAGCTGCCTTTTCGTTGGCAGCTTTTTCCTCGGCGGCTTTTGCTTCCGCGGCTTTTACTTCGGCGGCTTCTACTTCGGCTGCTTTTTCTTCAGCCTCCTGCTTGGCGGCTTTGGCAGCCTTCTCTTTGGCCTGCTGGTCCTTGGGGGCCTTCGGCGGTTTGGCGTCCGCGGGCTTGACTTCCGCGGGTGGGGCGACTGCCGCAGGGGCGTCTTCCTGGGCCAACGTCATGGAGGAATAGAGGAGGGCGAACGCGCCAAGCGCGATCAAACCAACGACAATGCGGTTCATCTTGAGGTGCTCCTGCTTCGAAGGAAAGAGGGTGGGGTACGCTATCGCTCCACGTACGGACAGGCGATAATCGACCGAGGAGCAAACCAGACAGACGAAACAAACCCCGTCCGCGAACCATTTGCCCCCAGTCAGACTCCTGACCGGGAAGACGAACGGCCGCCGCCAGAATCGCAGCGTAATCCGCCTCAGGCAAAGCCTGAGGATTTTACGCCAGGACTCGATCGGCCAGCCGGGTGCTGGTGCGGAAAGGAGTTTCCTGTCAGTGCTCCCCATACTATTCTTAGTATCGCCACGCCAAGCGTTTGCTGCAACCGCCTGGTTTTTCCTGTTTGCGTAAATCGCCAACCATTTTCCTCCTTTCCTTCCTCTGCGTGCACATGACTGCTCATTGGATCGCCGACCGCACCCGTGTGTTTGACAGTAGCGGCATTCGTAAAATCTTCGACCTTGCCGCCCAGATGAAGGACCCGATCAATCTGTCGATCGGCCAGCCGGATTTTGATGTGCCGGAACCCGTCAAAGAAGCCTGTATCGAAGCGATCTCCACCGGGAAAAACGGCTATGCGCTGACCCAGGGCATGCCCGTGCTGCGCGACAAACTGACGGCCCAGGTCGCCGCCGAATACGGCCACGCCGATCGGAAGCTGTTTGTCTCTTCGGGAACCAGCGGCGGCCTGGTGCTGACGATGCTGTCCCTGGTCAACCCAGGCGACGAGGTCATCGTCTTTGACCCCTACTTTGTGATGTACGACTCCCTCGTGCGGCTGGCAGGCGGCGTGCCGGTCAAAATCGACACCTATCCCGATTTCCGGATCGACGTGCAGAAGGTGGCCGACGCCATCACCCCCAAAACGAAGCTGATTCTGCTTAACAGCCCCGCCAATCCGACCGGCGTAACGCTCAGCGCGGCCGAGGCGGAAGGGATTGCCCGGCTGGCCGCCGAGAAGAACATCGCCCTGCTGTCGGACGAAATCTATCGGAAATTCACCTACGACGAGCCGTTTGTTTCGCCCGCCCGGTTCAACGAGCAAACGATCGTGATCGACGGTTTTTCCAAAAGCTACGCCATGACCGGCTGGCGGGTGGGCTATGTGCATGGGCCCGCCGCCGTGATCGATACCATGATCAAACTGCAGCAGTACAGCTTTGTTTGCGCCCCGCAACCGGCCCAGTGGGCGGCGGCCGCCGCCATGGACGTGCCGATGGAATCGCATATCGCCGAGTACCGCCGCAAGCGGGACCTGCTGGTCGATGGCAT is part of the Lignipirellula cremea genome and encodes:
- a CDS encoding anti-sigma factor family protein gives rise to the protein MNDFDHPTEPELVAAELTAYLDGELGEHDRLRVEQRLISDESYRGELQRHQQVWDALDSLPKATADAKFAQTTIEIVAQSAAVDEATQQKTVKTARWYWLAAAAVCTLFCFSLGYLAITAVASRENNRLVRDLPMLENLDGYEQVDSLEFLELLEQSGLFSGETSSDI
- a CDS encoding pyridoxal phosphate-dependent aminotransferase is translated as MTAHWIADRTRVFDSSGIRKIFDLAAQMKDPINLSIGQPDFDVPEPVKEACIEAISTGKNGYALTQGMPVLRDKLTAQVAAEYGHADRKLFVSSGTSGGLVLTMLSLVNPGDEVIVFDPYFVMYDSLVRLAGGVPVKIDTYPDFRIDVQKVADAITPKTKLILLNSPANPTGVTLSAAEAEGIARLAAEKNIALLSDEIYRKFTYDEPFVSPARFNEQTIVIDGFSKSYAMTGWRVGYVHGPAAVIDTMIKLQQYSFVCAPQPAQWAAAAAMDVPMESHIAEYRRKRDLLVDGISDLYEVVKPGGAFYVYPKAPGGSGAAFVEKAIANNLLIIPGNIFSQRDSHFRISYAAADSVIERGIEVLRKLAKK
- a CDS encoding RNA polymerase sigma factor, coding for MPRFESLDPDVRLMLKVRDDDAAAFEELVLRHQNRLLTVFEHWAPCRGSAEDLAQEVFLRIYRARKQYTPDARFTTWLYTIANNVAHNARRKQARRHESQLPGNPNESGGVSMENLAQAASGQMPTRQLDRAEMSQVVRQAIEALSERQRMALILSKFEHMSYADIAITMDLSESAVKSLLTRARVNLRGLLEPYMAEGE